Below is a genomic region from Henckelia pumila isolate YLH828 chromosome 3, ASM3356847v2, whole genome shotgun sequence.
AGAAGTGAGAGAGAAGAGAACGACGGAGAGAGGGGGGCGAGCAGCTCAATGGAGATAGAGGAAGACGGCGGCGACGCGGCGTCGAGGAAGAAGCTCCGCCTGTCCAAGGAACAGGCGGCGGTGCTGGAAGAGACTTTCAAAGAGCACAGCACTCTGAATCCGGTGAGTGGCCTTTTGTGAAATATCCCGAGAGTTGTGTGTGTTTCTGCAAATaagttttcaatttttttttaattaattagaacTAATTACCAAATTctaatgtttaattttttttttttttgaaatttttcagaAGCAAAAAATGGGATTAGCAAAACAGCTAAATCTGAGGCCTCGGCAGGTGGAGGTGTGGTTTCAGAACAGAAGGGCAAGGTTAGTAATAACTGTACGAATTAAAATTCgtaattattgaaaattttatttgattcaGAGAAAAGAAAATACTAGATTATCAGGATGATTTGGTCAGTCAAGTTAGGTTAATGAAACCAGGTTCTGCGTTATCCAACACGAGACAGAGTATTCGCGACTTCTTAAAAaagatttgaaagaaaaaaaaaatcataatcagtttaatatttatatgctATGCTTTATTTGTCaaacatttatttatatattagtaGCACTACTCGGAACTTTTCGTCAAGTACCCTAATACAGCTTGACTCGTGTATGATATAAGGACGATACTTGGATAATATAAATACTAATCCTTCGCAAATGTCAAGTATTGAACAAAACAAAGATGATTAATCCATTAATGTCCTTTAAAAATATGGTAGATGGTAATTCTTGATTTCGGTTTGGTGCAGAACGAAGCTGAAGCAAACAGAGGTAGATTGCGAGTACTTGAGACGTTGTTGCGAGAATTTGACGGAGGAGAACAGGCGACTGCAGAAGGAAGTGAACGACCTCCGAACTCTGAAGCTCTCCCCGCAATTTTACGCCAACATGACCCCTCCAACCACGCTCACAATGTGCCCCCGGTGCGAGCATGTGGCTGCAGCACCCAGCCACCATCAACCGCCCACGTGGGCCGCGGCCCAACCAGTCGAGCCCAATCGTTCCAAATCGTGATCAAGGATATGGGCATTTTGTAAAGAATAGATGAGTGGAAAGATCTAAAGAGTTGCCAGAGTTAGTTTATGTTATGAATCAAATCGATTCGTGTCACGGTAGACGGTACCTGCATTGCAGTTGGTTTGTCTCGAATTCGGTTTCGGAACCAACGGATGCATGTTCGTTgagaaatatatataacttaactAGAGAAGTAGAGAGGAAAATTGGTTTGTATAATGCGGTAGGAGATGGATAAAATTATGGGAGACTCTTGACTTGTTACTCTGTTCGTTATTTTTTGGTGGTTTGTCTATGGAAGGAAAATGCATGAATTTTGTATATTTGCTGCAGCCAAGTTTTTAGAATGAGCACTAAATGTCAATATTAGTTCATTGAAGCCTTGAAATGAAATAGGAGGGGAAGGATGGAGATATTGAACTGAACACCACAAgggaatttttatatattggtGGGCCAGATATCAGGTCAATAGTATTTGGCCCAATATGTTTTAGCCCATTTGTCGACTGTGTGCCAATTTCATACGAAATGAAATAAAACATTCGGAACTAAAATTCTGGAATTCTGTAACTAAAATTGTGAGATGGtcgtgataatttttttttttatgacgtgaaattttttttttttttggattaattttttattttttgatgtaCATGCAGTGGATATGTTCTCGAACTAATATGATAGCTGCGTTTTGTGGCTGTAATGAAAAGGCGACTTTTGACTTtagtttttagaatttttatttgccatggtatttttttattattattatttggacGCGACAGCATAACGATGACTGCAGATttgtttcttatttttttttaaggttTGATAAACGTTAGGCTATGCTCGGAGCGGCTTACGATTGTGTATTTGGtggaataataaaaaaattacacgTATTAAATAAAATGTTGGGTGAATTTAATTGAAGGTAGGAGGATAACATTAAGTATTATtacattttctaaaaaaaatctattacaatcgaaaagaaaagagagggtaaaattaaaacaataaaCTATAAATGTCCAATAAATGTATGTTAAATAATACCCAATTAAATTAGATGCGATCCAAAATTACGATGGAATAAAGAATAATATCAAGTGGACCGATTAACTTACTAGCCGTTACCACCTAATATCAAATCCAGATGTTTCTTTTATTAAGCAAAGTTTATGTCACTAACAGTACTTAATtacttaattatgtttatttatatttatagagGCTAAACCATTTCCATCATAGTCAAACCTAACATGAAGTTTTCGGTCGGGCATGGTTAAAAATTGCCAATCGacaagaattaaaattattaaaaaaatttaaaataagtaattatattttatattttaaaatttattctttCATTTTTAATCTaagaatataatataaaaataacatttatatatatatatatatacaaaaaatatatacttctttactttatgttgaaataattaaattttaacaagaaaaaataaatttgtataATTCGTACAAAAATACTAAATAAGATCCATTACATcaataacaaaataatttatgaaaaattttgatatatagcATTTGGTCATTAGTTacgatatttaattaatattctgATTATTAATTTGAATCAATTTTACGTCTCGTGGTGAGATTTTTCTTAAACGTGTTGAGACTTTTATATTAAGATCATTACCAATTTGTTGacatttaattatataaatataacaaaataaataattttataagcTATAAGTATAACTGTGAGATTATATTTTGCGATTGAAAAATATATGATTAGTTtttaaaatgatagatttaactGAAAGAATTAATTGCGTGATGAGtttgaaaatatcaaaattgTGAGTAAAAATATATCACGGTCGAAAGtattttaatagtaaattttagATATTGAAATTAGATCTTGCCAAAAAAATGCTACACATTTTCAACCGACTTTTAATCgtcattattattatattgcAGATCCGAAATTAATGCAGATTTTACAGAATAACAAACTTTTCCATAAATAAATACGCACtgtaattatattatatctaGGATAGGATAAAACGTTAATTCCGTTTCAAGCACAGTTTTTTTGTGAGAAAAGCAAAGGCAGAGAGAGAGCTATCCCAGATTTCGTAATTTGTGCAAGAAAACTACACCCAACAACCCCTGAAAGGTTCTCTTGGCATTTCAGATTCTTCCGAATTGGTTCCTTTCCTTGATATTAATAAAGCGCATCATTTCTCACATCCCTATAGTTTTCTCTTTGGTGGGGAGGTTTGAATTGAGAGTTTAAGCTTCAATCATGATCAAGGACATGTTGATTCTTGATTCTAGTTTGCATTTCTTTTCCTGGGATTTACGGATTTGCTGTCCAATTATGAGAGATAGGAGAGTTTGTTGTTTGATGTGAAAAGGGTCGGTGtgattttcttttgtttgtggtGTTCTTGATTTAGGTTTTCATTTTGAGGGCTTTTTtcagaagttttttttttttgggcagcTTTTGAAATTTATCATTTGGTGGAAAGATCGAATCTTGGTTTGGTAATCAGGGAGGGTTGtgttgattttgaattgatcGATTGCTTCGtgtatttaattaattcgaaGTTTCTTGGTAGGGCTTTTCGAAATTTAGTTCGATTTTCAGTTGGTGATTTGTTTATTGGATTTGAGAAATGTATATTGAGGAACTGGGTGAAGGAGGTTGTGAGAATGGGGAGCAGCAAGTCAATAATGGTATTGCTGAAGGGGCTATTGTTGTTTGGGATGCGAAACGGGCTTTGGTTGGAGCTGGGGCTCGTGCTCTTTTCTATCCCACATTGCTGTACAATGTTGTCAGAAATAAGATTCAGTCCGAGTTTCGGTGGTGGGATAGGGTTGATGAGGtagacattaaatttattagaGATTGTTTCAACGTTTTATTCGGCTACATGAGTTACAATCTATTGTCTAACAATTTGCACAATTTTTATTGCCGATCATGATTCTATTTCATGCCTTACAGTTGACTTTGAATGTTGATATTCACAAAAAAGATTGTAGTTTCATTTGTGGACTATTGTTATTGGTGCTTATGGTCTGTGATCtagtttattttgttttatcgtTTGCTTTCTAGTGTAGGTTTGACCATTTCCGGTCACCTTTTTTTGTCAAAATCTCAGTATAGTTTATTTTTGGTGATAGCCAACTTAATCAAAAGGATGAGAAAAATGGAATGCATTTATTTGGGGGGTCAAATTTAGAAATTTTTGAGTATTTGTTTTTCTGGTTGATGCATACCAAATGTTCCTAGCATGGATGAGCAAGGTGGAAGCATGTGTATCGGCATAACGTATGGTAGTGTATTGTACTGGGTACATGAAAAAACTTGGTATGAAATTATGTTATTTGGGACTATTTCTTGCTAATCTTTCTATGTCTTATTAAGTCTCTCGTTGGAAATACTTTTGCATGGTCACTGACTAACTCGCATTTTGCAGTGCTCCCCTGGGCATAATTACCTCTAATAATTGTTTCGTCATGTCTCCCTTCGTTCTTATCGTTGTCAAATTTCTAAAGCTGCGGTTTTTTGTTTCACTAGTTTATTTTGCTAGGTGCTGTACCATTTCCCACCGATGTTCCGCGCTTGAAAGCTCTTGGTGTAGGTGGTGTGGTTACCTTGAATGAACCATATGAAACTTTAGTTCCAACATCCCTGTATCATGTATGTCTTCAAGCTTATCTTTTGCTACACTGTTTCATGGATACATCATAGTTTTCTTTAATTCCAAAACATTGATATATCATATGCGCATGCTCCTCAACTTTCCATATTGGGTAATATTTGTTAGTAAACTCCATCTACAAGAAAACTTGAGATATCCATTTGTTTGGGTGGATGAAACATTGTAAAAACTCCATTTGTttctattaaaatattaattttaccTGATCAATATTTACCTCTCTTTATAGGATTATGACATCGAGCACTTGGTGATACCTACAAGAGATTATCTTTTTGCTCCTGTTAATAGGGATATTTGCCAAGCTGTAGAATTCATTCATAGTAACGTTCACTCTTAACCTCATAAATTACTAtacgttttttttttcattattttaaaTGGTACTTGTAGCTTGACTTCATTACCTTAATAGTGTCATgctaatttttcattttttcccAGGTAATACACTTTGTGGCAAAACTACATATGTTCACTGCAAGGCTGGCCGTGGCCGTAGCACTACAATTGTTCTCTGTTACCTGGTATGTGTCATTATACGTTATGTAAATAAGCACACTTGAGATTTTTCATTTGAGATTCTTACTTCAAACGTTATGGCTTTAATATAGGTCAAACACAAGAAGATGAGCCCCGATGCTGCATTTCAGTATGTGAGGTCAATCAGGCCGAGAGTCCTTTTGGCCTCTTCCCAATGGCAGGTGTGTAATTTTCCGTGCCTTGCTTTTGCTGTCTGTTGATGTTTTTAACTCATTCTTTGGATAATGGCTATTATTTGACTTTTTTTGGATCAAATTGGCAAAATGTGTCATGACCAAATCCAGGCTGTTCAAGATTACTATATCAGACTCAAGAATCCGGAAGTCAAAACCTGCACCGATAATCCACACAGCAGAAGTTTAAGTTTCCCTGTGAATGTGGACCTTGAGGATCTTGACTATGGTTCGATTGTGGTAGTTGATGAATCGGACCTTGATGGATATGAAGAAAACCCTGATTCCAAGATAGGGGGACGGAACATGATGAGTGAGGCAAACCTCGCCTGTAGAGTACAGTTTGCTAGTCAGGCAGCGATAGCAAGGCTTTCATGCCTGTGGCTTCGTACCCACTCGGAGCAAAAGGTAACAAGAAAGAAAATGGGAAGCTCGGTGGGGAGCAGTCGGATAGGTAGTCTGGGAGTTGATGTCCATGTTTATTGAGATGTCGTCCTCCATGAGGCAAAGTTTTTTCGTCCCTACCTTTTTCGTGTCGGGCTCAAGCGAATAAAACGGTTTTATCGCCCATTTTTCTTTGTATTTTCATCTGTGGTTGCTTACGGGATCCAATAGGGAGTAAAAGGGCATGGATTAGAGCTCCTCTATGCATATTTTGCTCTATTTCATCCCTCTTGGTCGAGTTTTACAAGTGTAGTAAGATATTGATATGCGGGATTTGGCAAGTGTTCAATGATTTGGTGTATAAGTAATGTTCTTTTTCAATGATTTGGTGTATAGGTAATGTTCTTTTCGATTTTCTTGCTCAATGTGATGCAGAAAATATTGTACGCAAAACGTCAAATGTGTATCAAATTCAAGATTTTCACAAATGAAAGTACATGTAAGATTCTACTCGGAAGGGTAAATCATCAACTTTCTGAGGAAAAAATGACGTCAACTACTTGAACAGTAGATAATACAAAAATACTATTAAATTTACCAAGAGAACaggatttaattgttttttttttaaataatacaaaaaaaattattaaatttaccAAGAGGAAAAAACATTTTGCTATAAAGTGGGCCTCCCCTCCCCTTACGTGCTTATTATTCCCAACTCCCAAGGGACAGGGTTTCAatcttataaatttttttacccGAAAAGTTTTATAAAAACTAGTTACGTAGCACACCCGTTGCGTGTGAAATATAatgtataatattaaaattttgtgtttTAGAAATGCATGTGAGTGAGTAGTTAGATTTTCAATTGAAGAGAAAATAGGAGAAACGGCAACCTGAAAATTTGGCAGCAATTAAGGGgcaaaattgaaagaaaattttGATGTCCTCACACCGTACCAAAAATGAGTTTTTATAAGGTTCTCaagtattataatatagtatagatagtATAGATATTATAGTCAATCTTATTAAAcggtttttatttgatttaaattattatgaaatattattttttattgtaaatatagattgaaaatattttctcataatatttggTTAAATATATTGtttttcatattatttattaaaaaaacccaaatccgtaaaagaataataataatttcttcttttttttaatcaataatataatTTCTCGAAAATAAATAATTGGTAATTGTGGGGTGACAATGTtacaattttttaaatgaataaaattaacaaaaaattataagaaaTCTCAAGGGCCGAGGCTATTTCGAACAGATTTTATCCGAAGATAAAGCTGAAGCTCCAATTGCAATATCTTAAAATTTTGTAAGGAAAGAAGATAAAGATCATGCTTTTGCTCTCATTTCCCATTCTTTCCTCTGGGAATCATCTCTCGTGTAAGTGGGAAGTTTGTGATTTTTGGCTGAGAATTTGGTTGCTGTTTGTGTGTTACTGTATAGTTATCGAATTCGTGAAAGGATATCACTCTTTATATCTTCTGAATCGAAGTGAATTTGAGtttgtttgttatttttctGTGGATTTTGGTGGTAAATAGTCAAGCCCTGAAGCCGAATGTATAGATAGAATTTCTCTCATTGTTCAAAGTTGAAAATTTGTTGGTTGCTGAAAGCAGCGGCACTTAAAATACATGAGAAAGTGGTGTAAAAGATAATATAAAACTCGAAATCTGATACAAAAAATGATGCAATCACATACACAAGAAATATGCATATATTGTAGCTGGTACTGCCTCTAGAGAGTGGTGGACACAAGAAGCTAGAGTCTCAGTGAAAGTAATGGATATTTTTGTTTGTAACTCTTCTAAAAAATCAACTTACACCCTCCTCTTACTGGAATTCCTAGGACTATTGGGGAAAGAATAAAGTAAAAGCCCAATTTCCGTTTCTTGGGTGTGCcttttttatgtgaatttcaTTTATTTGCCCCACATATGTCGAATGCCGCATTAGCAAATTATTCAGACATTACTTTTTCCACCTATCCAGCGCTCGGATCATTTTCCTTTCAGAAGAGACTCGTAGAGGTTTCTTGTTCTGGCCATAATCTACAGGGAAACGGGTAATGACAATTTTTAGCTTATGCAATTGCAACCATAATTTCTCTATTTTTAGTATGCTTAATTTGCTTCTATTTCCCGTGGTTGCTTGCTTATGTCAACTCTACATGGCTAGAGAACAGGCTAAGAGCTCGTTCAAATTTGAGGAGAATACTAAGCGGAGGCTTCTCCTTGTTCTCTTTCTTGGCTCGGGCATATTTCCTGCATTGCCATCTTGTGGAAAGACAAAGAAACAAAACCCATATGATGAGAGGCGCCTTTTAGAGCAGAACAAGCGGATACAAAAAGAGAACGGTGTACCCGATGAGTTCCCTAATTTTGTTAGAGAAGGTTTATTATTGCTTGTCTCATTGTCTTCTCTTTTCCGTTTTGACTTTTATTCGTATCACCATCACTGCTGTAAATTCAGGCTTCACGGTGAGAGTAGTGGCATCAGACGATTATGTCAAGAGAGATTCAGGTCTCATTTTTAGGGACTTTGAAGTTGGTAAAGGTGATTGTCCAAAGGCTGGCCAACAGGTCTGACTTCGTTTCACTTGGGATTGTCTTGGATTGCTTTTCTTAAATTGATAGTTGATTgtataatatgagattcatgaGTCCAGTTAATGTCTTAGATTTTAAATCCCTTCATTTAAATAGTAAGTTGTATAACTCCAGCTAGTTGTGGAAATAACCTTATCCAGGATGAGTTTAGTCgatactacctatagcctaTAGGTGTTGAATACTGTCTGCATCTCCACAATAACGTGTTTTTTTATCTCCATTTTACAGAAATATCTCCTCTAACTAGAGGATCTTGATGTAATCTCCTTTCTTGTTTTTCCTGAAAGGTGACTTTTCATTACATTGGTTACAATGAGTCTGGCCGTCGTATAGATAGTACCTACTTACAAGGATCACCTGCAAAAGTTCGACTGGGTAATAAGGCCTTGATTCCAGGTAACAAAACATAATGAAGTTATAATTAAGTTTTAGAACATACTTATCAATGTTTATCCAATGCTGCACTCTTGTATGCGCATGAGCAGTGTGAGCCGTTGAATATATTGTTGTTCAGGGCCAGAACTGAGCCGATGGTACATGAATGACTATCGCGACTCTGCTCATGCCAAAAGTTAAAACTTCCTTAGtagtttttctgaaaattcatcTTTTCCCTCTAAAACGCATTGAGCGCCTAGCCTAGCCTACCCTTCCCATCTCATCCCTTCCCCTGTATTCTCCGAATAGTCCCAACTGTTTGAAGGTCCATAACGGGAATATGCTGCTTCTCTGGCTCCATACCATGATGTCATAACCAAAGTGCTGGCAAATTTTTGTACAGGATTTGAGGAAGGAATCCAGGACATGAAGCCTGGGGGTAAACGAAGACTGATAGTTCCTCCAGAATTAGGACCACCAGTGAGTACCAACTACCAACACTACTAGCTTCAAATATCATACTTGGAAAAAGTTCTTGTTTACAAAAAGCTAAAATTATTCATTTTTTCTTCATACTTTGACATTTATATTACTGACGAGGAGAATATTAACAGGTGGGGCCTTCTACTTTCTTTAGCTCCAAACAGTTCGAAGTTTTTGATGTTGAGTTGCTGAGCATTCAGGATTGCACGAGGAGGACCATAGGGTTTTACTCCGACGTCGTGTGTGATTGAGCTGTAGTGTTTCTTAGTTATTTAATAGTAACGTTCCAACGCTCGGGAATATGAAACTGCGAGTAGTTTGCTGATGAAAGGGAAGTAGAAATCGGAAGTTACCCAACTTGCATGAAGAACGACAATTTGCGCATGAAATTTGAGGATGGTATCAGGATTTAATGTTAAATGGAGGACACATGCAGCACCCTTGGGTTTCTATGATGTAAAGGGTTTTGTATATCATGTCAAATCTTGTACCCTTCAATAAATTTAGTTTCAAAAGAAAAATCCATCGCAGTCATATTCTGAAGTGGAGTGAGATAACCTGAGGACATGTACTGAATCCTGCACACTTTCACGAGTCATTTTTCCAAAGATTGTCTTCGAACAAATTATAAAGTGGAAAAACATCCACAACGCATGTAATGGGGAGAGCGCGAAATGTTCTTTGTGTTCTACATTTTGTCTGTTATTTCATGTCAGCTATTTTAGCAAGAAACATCTTCCTGGATAACTTGACGGAAACAAGAGCCAGCACCGTGGCCGAAGGGACGAAAATGACATCAGGTATTGTCTTGATCAGCTTGAGCTGAGGGAGGCTCTCCCCTGCTTTCTTGGCTGCCATGGCAGCCGGAGGTGTTACAATTCCGGCTATGAGTGTGGAGTCATCTAACTTGCTGATATTCACATTCTTCTTCATGAATTTGATGAAAAGTTCCTTTTTTTCTGACTCGTTTGCTGCTCCTCTCCATTCATCATAGCATGCCTGCGTGCATGCATGTGATCAAGTGGTGTTGGTATCCATTTAGAACAAGAGCAACTAACACAAGTTAAGCTCTCACTTCTGAGACTCGACTCGTGTTTCAAGTGGTTTGATTAATGCTAGGGTATTTTCAGTAAACTCCAAGTTCAAGCCGAGCTTCGACATATTGTTTTGTACACCAATATAGTCTATAGAGAGGGTGAAAGAGATGAACCTCAACTTCTTTTGGTGAAGGTACGTCGTAATGTTTGCCAGGCAATGCTGCATTCACGGTGCTGAAAGGCATTCAAGACCAACTCAAGAAACGAAAGGTATATTTTCTTTAGGTTaccatcaaaatttcaaaatacttGAAAATTTTGAAGGGTTTTaagaataataattaataattgataTTAACTCCGAttcattgaaaaaaatattgatatactTGAAAATGTCAAGAATGGCAAAATGGAAATCCTCAAAAGTCGTTATATCGTTCTCTATGAATTGTCTGTGGAGTGTTCCCATCACCAAACTTAGCAGTTGTGTTGTTGGCAAACCTATCATCATTGAATAGCAAAAGGTAATGGTTATGGGGTTATTAACTTATTATATCatcgaaaaataataataataataataaatcgtCTCGCATGCATAGTATCGTGTTGTGTACTACGTAACCATTGGATCAAGTGACATCATAATGATCCAACGGCTCGATTGTACACAATCTCGTATTGTACGCTGTAGaggattaaaatcatatatcatgaaTAAAGAAATGAAAGATGACAAGAATTGCATGAttatattttaagataatattaCACATATATATGACGTTCTATTTTTCAGATTCATTGAGTTGAAGAGCAATCCCATATTGAAAGTAAATGATCAAACAAAGAATCAAGGAAATCAAATTCTAACCTTTTCCCATGAAGCTCAAGAACAATCCCATATTGAATAAATCAAAAGATTTAGTTTAAAGGAGCTCTATGAATAGACATAAATATTGCGAAGAAGAGAGAAAACAGAAACATTTGGAATGTTTAAGGTAATAAATACAAGCAAGGAATCAatcgagagaaaaaaaatctatattatgagatgttaaaaataataaaaagtacTTACTAATGTTTGATTCTTGGCTTTGCTTTGACTGCAGTTTTGAGAAAAATAACAAGGAGGGCTTTGCACAATGTGCTCGATTGTCCTTTTTCATGTAGGTTATCACCAAGAATTAGAAACACTCAGGCTTGGATTGAAAGATTTTAAATTCatggatttcaaatatattcaaaTGTATTTTTTGTTGTATATAGAAGtgacaatataaattttaaatctactcttttcatgtttatatgataTTTCATGTTAGTTAggataaattttaagtccaCTCAATAATAAATTCATTTGAAATGCATTCTACTTTATATAACTAATGTGTAAATAAGTAGTGTATAGATTTAGGATTTAATCTATTGTTTCATtgttaacaattaaataaaatcgaaaTTCATGAATTTGAAATTCTTCCATCCAAACGCAACCTTATATAGTTCTGAAAAATTTTACCTACTCTCAGACTCTCAGTGTTAGGTAATATTTGAAGatacttaaaaaatatatatgaatttCACATGTATTAATACATCGTTTGATGCTCTCTTAAGAGTTAGGATCTTGATTTCATTTCCAGTTCTGGGAAATGAGCCAAGTCGGCTTGCCTTAGCCCGCCAATTTAATAGGTGTTGAAAAATCCAACACAAAACGCCAATCACGTCTAACCCGCCAAATTAtttgacaaaaaaatttaaatatatacataacaattataaataatatatatttcaaaatttatccataCATAAAATCCATTTTTAAAccattataaatataataattatttcaataataatgagtcatacataaattattataaacttttcaaaatttgtCAACATATACCGTGATATAcgaataatttcaaataatatttctcaAAACGTAGAGCTTAAGGGCATTAACGGTGAAGCTGAAACACCAAAAAAATAATGTCACTACAATATTACAGTATTATTCACAAGAACAAACTTAGTCATGCACTGAAATTATTAGATGTTTCGACATTGGAAATTAAAGAACAATGAATTTATACTTTTTAAAAGACAATTTTGAGAAGTCTTGGTTCGCAGAAAATGTACTCTCTAGCCCCAAACTCGTGAGCTTGAAACATTCAGGCTCTTTGTTTTGATTTCGAGTTCAATTTTCATGATGAACCATGATTCATTCACATCTTTTTGTTTTGTAAGATTGCTCATAATACAACAGAATTATTAAATTAACAATACAACGGGCAATTATATAACATGAAGTTGAGCGGATCATAAATATTTTGACGTCATTTTGGTCAACTAACATCCATAACCTCAATTATCTCAAAATGCATTTGCAGATTAGGAAGCAAACTAGGAAAATATAATCTCTCACGAACATGTAATTTATCCATATCCTTCCTTGCAGCGGCAGCCCTTGTGAGTAGACGAACCAATGCATCCTTCTCCTTACGGATCCAAATCCTCCTATAGTCAGACCATTGCCTGGGTGTTCCATGGAAAAGAAACCGGATTCCGGTTGCTCTACGAGAAAGACATTCTGAAATTCTATCGATCACATCTTTATCTGTGAGATATGCTCCATTAGAGTTTAAGCCGACGTCCACGTAATGAATCTCAGATATACTGCTTAAGAGGCTTTCTTTTGAGATGGGTATGAACGAGTAGTTTTCTTGGGTAGTGACTCCTCCACTCACTTGATTTTTTTGGGTCTCGGAAAAACTAAGCTCGGTTAAAAGCTGGTTCAGTATGATGCCTCCTTTGCTGAATCCAAGAATTGCGGTCTCAGGTTTACACGAAGATGATGAAGCAGCTTCTGACTGGTAAGGTTCTTTCTGTTTCCCCAGGATTTCATTCTTTGCCTGCAATAATACAAAACACGAAATTTTTGATATGATTGCTGATGAAGCGAGATAAAGATATACATAATTCTTGTGGTTTCAGATACAGAAATAGTTGGACAGTAGAACTGTAATGCTAAACGTCTATTATCAGTAATGAAAGAGCATAAGATTATGAGTGTAAGCTGATGATTCTTTCATTGGAAAGGGTTGATGAATTTCTTGACTTTGTTTACAAACTATGTTTGCAATTAATTCTCTAAACAAAGTCAAGAAATTCATCAACCCTTTCCAATGAAAGAATCATCAGCTTACACTCATAATCTTATGCTCTTTCATTACGGACGTCAGCAAga
It encodes:
- the LOC140890773 gene encoding homeobox-leucine zipper protein HAT4-like isoform X2; this translates as MAKKDDCLGLSLSLRCPENLNPDPLPPPPPTRMAAAAPFPLNLFRSPSPFMQPQLQKNSRTDAFHQTAAAGRPAEPRVFIGGIDINRTLTVVECDGEDEDDEEGMVTSPNSTVSSLSGKRSEREENDGERGASSSMEIEEDGGDAASRKKLRLSKEQAAVLEETFKEHSTLNPKQKMGLAKQLNLRPRQVEVWFQNRRARTKLKQTEVDCEYLRRCCENLTEENRRLQKEVNDLRTLKLSPQFYANMTPPTTLTMCPRCEHVAAAPSHHQPPTWAAAQPVEPNRSKS
- the LOC140890773 gene encoding homeobox-leucine zipper protein HAT4-like isoform X1; its protein translation is MAKKDDCLGLSLSLRCPENLNPDPLPPPPPTRMAAAAPFPLNLFRSPSPFMQPQLQKNSRTDAFHQTAAAGRPAEPRVFIGGIDINRTLTVVECDGEDEDDEEGMVTSPNSTVSSLSGKRSEREENDGERGASSSMEIEEDGGDAASRKKLRLSKEQAAVLEETFKEHSTLNPVTKNGISKTAKSEASAGGGVVSEQKGKNEAEANRGRLRVLETLLREFDGGEQATAEGSERPPNSEALPAILRQHDPSNHAHNVPPVRACGCSTQPPSTAHVGRGPTSRAQSFQIVIKDMGIL
- the LOC140891766 gene encoding peptidyl-prolyl cis-trans isomerase FKBP20-2, chloroplastic; the protein is MLLLSFPILSSGNHLSSLGSFSFQKRLVEVSCSGHNLQGNGEQAKSSFKFEENTKRRLLLVLFLGSGIFPALPSCGKTKKQNPYDERRLLEQNKRIQKENGVPDEFPNFVREGFTVRVVASDDYVKRDSGLIFRDFEVGKGDCPKAGQQVTFHYIGYNESGRRIDSTYLQGSPAKVRLGNKALIPGFEEGIQDMKPGGKRRLIVPPELGPPVGPSTFFSSKQFEVFDVELLSIQDCTRRTIGFYSDVVCD
- the LOC140889171 gene encoding phosphatidylglycerophosphate phosphatase PTPMT2-like, translating into MYIEELGEGGCENGEQQVNNGIAEGAIVVWDAKRALVGAGARALFYPTLLYNVVRNKIQSEFRWWDRVDEFILLGAVPFPTDVPRLKALGVGGVVTLNEPYETLVPTSLYHDYDIEHLVIPTRDYLFAPVNRDICQAVEFIHSNTLCGKTTYVHCKAGRGRSTTIVLCYLVKHKKMSPDAAFQYVRSIRPRVLLASSQWQAVQDYYIRLKNPEVKTCTDNPHSRSLSFPVNVDLEDLDYGSIVVVDESDLDGYEENPDSKIGGRNMMSEANLACRVQFASQAAIARLSCLWLRTHSEQKVTRKKMGSSVGSSRIGSLGVDVHVY
- the LOC140891767 gene encoding uncharacterized protein, whose translation is MGLFLSFMGKGLPTTQLLSLVMGTLHRQFIENDITTFEDFHFAILDIFNTVNAALPGKHYDVPSPKEVEACYDEWRGAANESEKKELFIKFMKKNVNISKLDDSTLIAGIVTPPAAMAAKKAGESLPQLKLIKTIPDVIFVPSATVLALVSVKLSRKMFLAKIADMK